Proteins encoded within one genomic window of Streptomyces sp. NBC_00523:
- a CDS encoding ROK family protein, which produces MKAALVGADGALLHEARRATGRERGADAVVESILTFAADLRAYGEEHFGESALAAGVAVPGIVDAEKGIAVYAANLGWRDVPMRQLLGERLGGVPVALGHDVRTGGLAEGRIGAGQGADRFLFIPLGTGIAGAIGIAGAIEEGAHGYAGEIGHIVIRPDGPDCGCGQRGCLETLASASAVSRAWAAASGDPKADAADCAKAVESGDPKAVEVWQNAVDALAAGLVTALTLLDPRTLIIGGGLAEAGETLFTPLRAAVEERVTFQKLPHIVPAALGDTAGCLGAGLLAWDLLSTEVSA; this is translated from the coding sequence ATGAAGGCCGCACTGGTCGGGGCCGACGGCGCCCTGCTCCACGAGGCACGGCGCGCGACCGGCAGAGAGCGCGGCGCCGACGCCGTCGTGGAGTCGATCCTCACCTTCGCCGCCGACCTGCGTGCGTACGGCGAGGAGCACTTCGGCGAGAGCGCCCTCGCGGCCGGTGTCGCCGTACCCGGCATCGTGGACGCGGAGAAGGGGATCGCCGTCTACGCGGCGAACCTGGGCTGGCGTGACGTACCCATGCGGCAGCTGCTCGGCGAACGGCTCGGCGGCGTACCCGTGGCGCTCGGCCACGACGTCCGCACCGGCGGGCTCGCCGAGGGCCGGATCGGCGCGGGTCAGGGCGCCGACCGCTTCCTCTTCATCCCCCTCGGCACCGGGATCGCCGGAGCCATCGGCATCGCCGGTGCGATCGAGGAGGGCGCCCACGGCTACGCGGGCGAGATCGGCCACATCGTGATCCGGCCGGACGGCCCGGACTGCGGCTGCGGCCAGCGCGGCTGCCTGGAGACCCTGGCCTCCGCCTCCGCCGTCAGCCGCGCCTGGGCGGCCGCGTCCGGCGACCCGAAGGCGGACGCCGCCGACTGCGCCAAGGCCGTCGAATCCGGCGACCCGAAGGCGGTCGAGGTCTGGCAGAACGCCGTCGACGCGCTCGCCGCCGGACTCGTCACCGCGCTCACCCTGCTGGACCCGCGCACGCTCATCATCGGTGGCGGGCTCGCCGAGGCCGGGGAAACCTTGTTCACACCACTCCGTGCGGCCGTCGAGGAACGCGTCACGTTCCAGAAGCTGCCCCACATCGTCCCGGCGGCCCTCGGGGACACCGCCGGATGCCTGGGCGCAGGGCTGCTCGCCTGGGATCTACTCTCCACGGAGGTATCCGCCTGA
- a CDS encoding SIS domain-containing protein, whose translation MSRTASEIATQPSCWRRAAQAGAEFEGLPKPGERVAVTGCGTSWFMAIAYAALREAAGQGETDAYASSEFPVGRPYDRVVAITRSGTTSEVLALLCELRGKTATVALTGDPRTPVMEAADAVAVLDWADEESVVQTRFATTALAFLRAGLEAAGPLPAGVKTVAEAAVDAELAVTEPLAEAVVAAEQWTFLGRGWTYGLAQEAGLKMREAAGAWTESYPAMEYRHGPIAITGPNRVAWVFGALPEGLAGEVAAVGGTLVAHGTADPMADLIRAQRLAVVLAESKGYDPDHPRNLSRSVILPE comes from the coding sequence ATGTCGCGTACCGCATCTGAGATTGCCACCCAGCCCAGCTGCTGGCGGCGTGCCGCACAGGCGGGCGCGGAGTTCGAGGGGCTGCCGAAGCCGGGCGAGCGCGTCGCCGTCACCGGATGCGGCACCTCGTGGTTCATGGCCATCGCGTACGCGGCCCTGCGGGAGGCCGCGGGACAGGGCGAGACGGACGCGTACGCCTCCTCGGAGTTCCCGGTGGGGCGGCCGTACGACCGGGTGGTCGCGATCACCCGCTCCGGTACGACGAGCGAGGTGCTGGCGCTCCTGTGCGAGCTGCGCGGGAAGACCGCGACCGTCGCCCTGACCGGCGACCCGAGGACCCCGGTCATGGAGGCCGCCGACGCGGTCGCGGTGCTGGACTGGGCGGACGAGGAGTCCGTGGTCCAGACCCGGTTCGCGACGACCGCGCTCGCCTTCCTGCGGGCGGGCCTGGAGGCGGCCGGTCCGCTTCCCGCGGGCGTGAAGACGGTCGCCGAGGCGGCGGTCGACGCGGAGCTGGCGGTGACCGAGCCGCTGGCCGAGGCGGTGGTCGCGGCCGAGCAGTGGACGTTCCTGGGGCGCGGCTGGACCTACGGTCTCGCCCAGGAGGCCGGGCTGAAGATGCGCGAGGCGGCGGGCGCCTGGACCGAGTCGTACCCGGCGATGGAGTACCGCCACGGCCCGATCGCGATCACCGGTCCGAACCGGGTGGCCTGGGTCTTCGGCGCCCTGCCCGAAGGGCTGGCCGGCGAGGTCGCGGCGGTCGGCGGGACGCTCGTCGCGCACGGGACGGCGGACCCGATGGCCGACCTGATCCGCGCCCAGCGGCTCGCGGTGGTCCTGGCCGAGTCGAAGGGGTACGACCCCGACCACCCGCGCAACCTCTCGCGCAGCGTGATCCTGCCGGAGTAG
- a CDS encoding ABC transporter substrate-binding protein has product MTATLSGCGTSGGSGDVTLKLVAADYGTSEANKSDKYWDGVARSFEATHPGIKVDVTVLPWTDIDRDVAKMVKDGKAPDIAQIGAYADYAKAGKLYSADEMLSIPTQANFLPKLIDAGQVNRIQYGLPFVASTRLLFYNKKLFSQAGLNAPRTWSDIASDAAALKQRGVSYPFALPLGPEESQAETLMWMLSGGGAYTDEVGSYDIASEQNVKTFDWLKSNLVDKGLVGPVAPGKLNRAKAFEEFSKGKVGMLNGHPTLMEEAQKQGVSVGMVPLPGEHGPTEGSMGVADWIMGFKQNDHRVEIGKFFDYLFTDKNVIQFADMYDLLPPTNSASAAMEDDAKYKPLHQFLAALPESEFYPFGKTSWAAASESIKENIGKAVEPGSSPQSVLERISRDATTAEAAE; this is encoded by the coding sequence ATGACGGCCACGCTGTCGGGCTGCGGCACGAGCGGCGGCTCCGGCGACGTGACGCTGAAGCTGGTCGCGGCCGACTACGGCACGAGCGAGGCGAACAAGTCAGACAAGTACTGGGACGGCGTCGCCCGCAGCTTCGAGGCGACCCACCCCGGGATCAAGGTCGACGTGACCGTCCTGCCCTGGACCGACATCGACCGCGACGTCGCCAAGATGGTCAAGGACGGCAAGGCCCCCGACATCGCGCAGATCGGCGCCTACGCGGACTACGCGAAGGCCGGGAAGCTCTACTCCGCCGACGAGATGCTGAGCATCCCCACCCAGGCGAACTTCCTGCCGAAGCTGATCGACGCGGGGCAGGTCAACCGCATCCAGTACGGGCTGCCGTTCGTCGCCTCCACCCGGCTGCTCTTCTACAACAAGAAGCTCTTCTCGCAGGCCGGCCTCAACGCCCCCAGGACCTGGAGCGACATAGCCTCCGACGCCGCCGCGCTCAAGCAGCGCGGGGTGTCCTACCCCTTTGCGCTGCCGCTCGGGCCGGAGGAGTCCCAGGCCGAGACCCTGATGTGGATGCTCAGCGGGGGCGGCGCCTACACCGATGAGGTCGGCTCGTACGACATCGCCTCCGAGCAGAACGTCAAGACGTTCGACTGGCTGAAGTCGAACCTCGTGGACAAGGGCCTCGTCGGCCCGGTCGCCCCCGGCAAGCTGAACCGCGCCAAGGCGTTCGAGGAGTTCTCGAAGGGGAAGGTCGGCATGCTCAACGGCCACCCCACGCTGATGGAGGAGGCGCAGAAGCAGGGCGTCAGCGTCGGCATGGTCCCGCTGCCCGGCGAGCACGGTCCGACCGAGGGGTCGATGGGCGTCGCCGACTGGATCATGGGCTTCAAGCAGAACGATCACCGGGTCGAGATCGGCAAGTTCTTCGACTACCTGTTCACCGACAAGAACGTGATCCAGTTCGCCGACATGTACGACCTGCTGCCGCCCACGAACAGCGCGTCGGCGGCGATGGAGGACGACGCCAAGTACAAGCCGCTGCACCAGTTCCTGGCGGCGCTGCCGGAGTCGGAGTTCTACCCCTTCGGCAAGACGTCCTGGGCGGCGGCGAGCGAGTCGATCAAGGAGAACATCGGCAAGGCGGTCGAGCCCGGGTCCAGCCCGCAGAGTGTGCTGGAGCGGATATCGCGGGATGCGACGACGGCGGAAGCGGCGGAGTAG
- a CDS encoding DUF3263 domain-containing protein has protein sequence MTAHPPNGPAESAPLSDRDRAVLAVERQSWAGAGAKERAIRERLGLSPTRYYQLLNALLDDRRALEEDPVTVNRLRRVRDARRGRR, from the coding sequence ATGACCGCCCACCCCCCGAACGGCCCTGCCGAGTCCGCGCCGCTGTCCGACCGCGATCGTGCGGTGCTTGCTGTGGAGCGGCAGTCGTGGGCGGGGGCGGGGGCGAAGGAGCGGGCGATCCGGGAGCGGCTGGGGTTGTCGCCGACGCGCTATTATCAGTTGCTGAATGCGTTGCTGGATGACCGGCGGGCGCTGGAGGAGGACCCGGTGACGGTGAATCGCCTTCGGCGCGTACGGGATGCCCGGCGGGGGCGGCGGTAG
- the otsB gene encoding trehalose-phosphatase — translation MGTPQTTAGRTGLEAILARPAHALVALDFDGTLADIVPDPEQARAHPGAVAALAALAPKVASVAVITGRPAEVAVRYAGVAGVEGLDHLVVLGHYGAERWDAVTGTVHAPEPHPGVAAVRAELPSVLGEATSWIEDKGHALAVHTRRAADPQAAFDALRGPLGELAARHGLIVEPGRLVLELRPPGMDKGVALTEYVREIGATSVLYAGDDLGDLAAFAAVEKLRTRDEDAVPGLLICSGSAEVPELADRADLSLPGPGAVVAYLRELADRLA, via the coding sequence ATGGGCACCCCACAGACCACCGCAGGCCGCACCGGGCTGGAAGCCATCCTCGCCCGCCCGGCCCACGCCCTCGTCGCGCTCGACTTCGACGGGACGCTGGCGGACATCGTGCCGGACCCCGAGCAGGCGCGGGCGCACCCCGGAGCCGTGGCGGCGCTCGCCGCCCTCGCGCCGAAGGTCGCGTCCGTGGCCGTGATCACCGGGCGCCCCGCCGAGGTAGCCGTGCGGTATGCCGGGGTCGCCGGAGTCGAAGGGCTCGACCACCTCGTCGTGCTCGGGCACTACGGCGCCGAGCGCTGGGACGCCGTGACCGGGACCGTGCACGCCCCCGAACCGCACCCGGGCGTCGCGGCCGTGCGCGCCGAGCTCCCCAGCGTGCTGGGGGAGGCCACGAGCTGGATCGAGGACAAGGGCCACGCCCTCGCCGTGCACACCCGCCGTGCCGCCGACCCGCAGGCCGCGTTCGACGCGCTGCGCGGGCCCCTCGGCGAGCTGGCCGCGCGCCACGGGCTGATCGTGGAACCGGGGCGCCTGGTCCTGGAGTTGCGGCCGCCGGGCATGGACAAGGGCGTCGCGCTCACCGAGTACGTGCGCGAGATCGGCGCCACGTCCGTGCTGTACGCGGGCGACGACCTGGGCGACCTTGCCGCGTTCGCGGCCGTGGAGAAGCTCCGGACACGGGACGAGGACGCCGTCCCGGGGCTGCTCATCTGCAGCGGCAGCGCCGAGGTGCCGGAGCTTGCCGACCGCGCCGACCTGTCCCTGCCCGGCCCGGGCGCGGTCGTGGCGTACCTGCGGGAACTCGCCGACCGCCTCGCCTAG
- a CDS encoding alpha,alpha-trehalose-phosphate synthase (UDP-forming), protein MVSEHAPQPAAQVLVASNRGPVSYAVGDDGTLEAKRGGGGLVSGLSAVDDKMWVCAALGDGDREAVRRGVGEPGVRMLDIDAGVHADAYNGIANSVLWFVHHMLYQTPVEPVFDAEFRRQWASFETYNRAFAEALAEEAGEGAAVLVQDYHLSLVPGMLRELRPDLRIGHFSHTPWAPVDYFRLLPDDIAEQLLRGILGADRAAFLTRRWADAFISCCTEILGGTGRTRIGVHGLGADAGFLRSRSHEADVDERMAALREQIGPDRKTVVRVDRTELSKNIVRGLHAYRTLLDERPEWRERVVHVAFAYPSRQDLAVYREYTAEVQRVADAINKTYGTDGWTPVVLHVKDDFARSLAAYRLADVALVNPIRDGMNLVAKEVPVVSDEGCALVLSREAGAYEELGEHAFTVNPYDVSATADALHEALTLPDDARAARTERLAEAATALPPQQWFLDQLDALRRA, encoded by the coding sequence ATGGTCTCCGAGCACGCCCCCCAGCCCGCTGCCCAGGTCCTCGTCGCGTCCAACCGCGGCCCCGTCTCGTACGCCGTGGGCGACGACGGCACCCTCGAAGCGAAACGGGGCGGGGGCGGACTCGTCTCCGGCCTCAGCGCCGTGGACGACAAGATGTGGGTCTGCGCCGCCCTCGGCGACGGCGACCGCGAGGCGGTGCGCCGGGGGGTCGGCGAGCCGGGCGTCCGGATGCTCGACATCGACGCCGGGGTGCACGCCGACGCGTACAACGGCATCGCCAACTCCGTGCTGTGGTTCGTCCACCACATGCTGTACCAGACGCCCGTCGAGCCCGTCTTCGACGCGGAGTTCCGCAGGCAGTGGGCCTCCTTCGAGACGTACAACCGGGCCTTCGCCGAGGCGCTGGCCGAGGAGGCGGGCGAGGGCGCGGCCGTCCTGGTGCAGGACTACCACCTCTCGCTGGTCCCCGGCATGCTCCGCGAGCTCCGCCCCGACCTGCGGATCGGCCACTTCTCGCACACCCCGTGGGCGCCCGTCGACTACTTCCGGCTGCTCCCCGACGACATCGCCGAACAGCTGCTGCGCGGCATCCTCGGCGCCGACCGCGCCGCCTTCCTGACCCGCCGCTGGGCGGACGCCTTCATCAGCTGCTGCACGGAGATCCTGGGCGGCACCGGCCGCACCCGCATCGGCGTCCACGGTCTGGGCGCCGACGCCGGATTCCTGCGGAGCCGGTCGCACGAGGCGGACGTGGACGAGCGGATGGCGGCCCTGCGCGAGCAGATCGGGCCCGACCGGAAGACCGTCGTCCGGGTCGACCGCACGGAGCTGTCCAAGAACATCGTCCGGGGCCTCCACGCCTACCGCACGCTGCTGGACGAGCGCCCCGAATGGCGCGAACGCGTCGTGCACGTCGCCTTCGCCTACCCCTCGCGCCAGGACCTCGCGGTCTACCGGGAGTACACCGCGGAGGTCCAGCGGGTCGCCGACGCGATCAACAAGACGTACGGCACGGACGGCTGGACCCCGGTCGTCCTGCACGTGAAGGACGACTTCGCCCGCTCGCTCGCCGCGTACCGGCTGGCCGACGTCGCCCTCGTCAACCCGATCCGGGACGGCATGAACCTGGTCGCCAAGGAGGTCCCGGTCGTCTCCGACGAGGGCTGCGCGCTGGTCCTGTCGCGGGAGGCCGGCGCGTACGAGGAGCTGGGCGAGCACGCGTTCACGGTCAACCCGTACGACGTCTCGGCCACGGCCGACGCGCTGCACGAGGCGCTGACGCTCCCGGACGACGCGCGGGCCGCCCGCACGGAACGGCTGGCCGAGGCGGCCACCGCGCTGCCGCCGCAGCAGTGGTTCCTGGACCAGCTGGACGCGCTGCGGCGCGCTTAG
- a CDS encoding glucosyl-3-phosphoglycerate synthase: MLEEVERWLTRRSWSAADHPPGSARAAANGTGVSVVLPALNEAATVGDIVATIRRELMERIPLVDELVVIDSGSTDATAEVARRAGARVVHRDAILPRLPALPGKGEVLWRSLLVTSGDILCFIDADLKDFSADFVSGIVGPLLAHPEVQFVKAMYDRPLGELPGQGGRVTELVARPLLNLHWPLLAGFVQPLGGEYAVRRSLLERLPFPVGYGVELGLLVDALHTVGLDALAQVDVGVRVHRHQDGQALGRMAAAIYRTAQVRLSRGHLVRPSLTQYERGPDGFVPRTYPVDTQERPPMCEIEEYVARRAA, encoded by the coding sequence GTGCTCGAAGAGGTCGAACGCTGGCTGACCAGGCGTTCCTGGTCAGCCGCCGACCACCCGCCGGGGAGTGCGCGGGCCGCCGCGAACGGTACGGGCGTGAGCGTCGTTCTACCGGCCCTCAACGAGGCCGCGACCGTCGGCGACATCGTCGCCACGATCCGGCGCGAGCTGATGGAGCGCATTCCGCTGGTGGACGAGCTGGTCGTGATCGACTCGGGCTCCACGGACGCCACCGCCGAGGTCGCCCGGCGCGCGGGCGCCCGGGTCGTCCACCGCGACGCGATCCTGCCCCGCCTCCCCGCTCTCCCCGGCAAGGGCGAGGTGCTGTGGCGGTCGCTCCTGGTGACCAGCGGCGACATCCTGTGCTTCATCGACGCGGACCTGAAGGACTTCTCGGCGGACTTCGTCTCCGGCATCGTCGGCCCGCTCCTCGCCCACCCCGAGGTGCAGTTCGTCAAGGCGATGTACGACCGTCCGCTCGGCGAGCTGCCCGGCCAGGGCGGCCGCGTCACCGAGCTGGTGGCCCGCCCCCTGCTGAACCTCCACTGGCCGCTGCTCGCGGGCTTCGTCCAGCCCCTGGGCGGCGAGTACGCCGTACGCCGCTCACTCCTGGAGCGGCTGCCCTTCCCGGTCGGTTACGGGGTCGAGCTCGGCCTGCTCGTGGACGCGCTGCACACCGTGGGCCTCGACGCCCTCGCCCAGGTGGACGTCGGCGTCCGCGTCCACCGCCACCAGGACGGCCAGGCGCTCGGCCGGATGGCCGCCGCGATCTACCGCACCGCGCAGGTGCGGCTCTCCCGCGGCCATCTGGTGCGCCCCTCGCTGACCCAGTACGAACGCGGACCGGACGGGTTCGTACCGCGCACGTACCCCGTCGACACGCAGGAGAGGCCGCCCATGTGCGAGATCGAGGAGTACGTGGCACGCCGCGCGGCCTGA
- the thrC gene encoding threonine synthase: protein MAVETVAAHTESSVDLGPAAALSCRECGERFALGPLFACASCFGPLEVAYDLPSGSSDELKKRIEAGPNNIWRYAPLLPVPADVADKPNLNPGFTKLVKADNLARELGVTGGLYVKDDSGNPTHSFKDRVVAIAVEAARAFGFTTLSCSSTGNLAGAVGAAASRAGLRSCVFIPHDLEQGKVVMAAVYGGELVGIEGNYDDVNRFCSELIGDPLGEGWGFVNVNLRPYYGEGSKTLAYEICEQLGWQLPDQIVIPIASGSQLTKIDKGLQELIKLGLVEDKPYKIFGAQAEGCSPVSTAFKAGHDVVRPQKPNTIAKSLAIGNPADGPYVLDIARRTGGAVEDVNDEQVVDAIKLLARTEGIFAETAGGVTVGVTKKLIDAGLLDPALTTVVLNTGDGLKTLDAVADTSQATATIRPSLDAFRAAGLATS from the coding sequence ATGGCTGTTGAAACCGTCGCAGCACACACCGAATCCTCTGTGGACCTGGGTCCCGCCGCGGCACTTTCCTGTCGCGAGTGCGGTGAACGGTTCGCACTCGGTCCCCTTTTCGCCTGCGCGTCCTGTTTCGGGCCGCTCGAAGTGGCGTACGACCTGCCGAGCGGCTCCTCCGACGAGCTGAAGAAGCGCATCGAGGCCGGCCCGAACAACATCTGGCGTTACGCGCCGCTGCTGCCGGTGCCCGCCGATGTGGCCGACAAGCCCAATCTCAACCCCGGCTTCACCAAGCTGGTCAAGGCCGACAACCTCGCCCGCGAGCTGGGTGTGACCGGCGGCCTGTACGTGAAGGACGACTCCGGCAACCCGACGCACTCCTTCAAGGACCGCGTCGTCGCCATCGCCGTCGAGGCCGCCCGCGCCTTCGGCTTCACCACGCTCTCCTGCTCCTCGACCGGCAACCTCGCCGGTGCGGTCGGCGCCGCCGCCTCGCGGGCCGGCCTGCGCTCCTGCGTGTTCATCCCGCACGACCTGGAGCAGGGCAAGGTCGTCATGGCCGCGGTGTACGGCGGTGAGCTGGTCGGCATCGAGGGCAACTACGACGACGTCAACCGCTTCTGCTCCGAGCTCATCGGCGACCCGCTGGGCGAGGGCTGGGGGTTCGTCAACGTCAACCTGCGTCCGTACTACGGCGAGGGTTCCAAGACGCTCGCGTACGAGATCTGCGAGCAGCTCGGCTGGCAGCTGCCCGACCAGATCGTCATCCCGATCGCGTCCGGCTCGCAGCTCACGAAGATCGACAAGGGCCTCCAGGAGCTGATCAAGCTCGGCCTGGTCGAGGACAAGCCGTACAAGATCTTCGGCGCCCAGGCCGAGGGCTGCTCCCCGGTCTCCACCGCCTTCAAGGCCGGTCACGACGTGGTCCGCCCGCAGAAGCCGAACACGATCGCCAAGTCCCTCGCGATCGGCAACCCGGCCGACGGCCCGTACGTCCTGGACATCGCCCGCCGCACCGGCGGCGCCGTCGAGGACGTCAACGACGAGCAGGTCGTGGACGCGATCAAGCTGCTGGCCCGCACCGAGGGCATCTTCGCCGAGACGGCGGGCGGGGTGACGGTCGGCGTGACGAAGAAGCTGATCGACGCGGGCCTGCTCGACCCGGCGCTCACCACCGTCGTCCTGAACACGGGTGACGGCCTCAAGACGCTGGACGCGGTGGCCGACACCTCGCAGGCGACCGCCACGATCCGCCCGAGCCTGGACGCCTTCCGCGCCGCCGGACTCGCCACCAGCTGA
- a CDS encoding MoaD/ThiS family protein, producing MSVKVRIPTILRTYTGGQAEVPAEGATLSEVIASLEKDHPGIAARVLDDQGKLRRFVNVYVNDDDVRFEGGLDAATPDGAGVSIIPAVAGGC from the coding sequence ATGAGCGTCAAGGTCCGCATTCCCACCATCCTCCGCACCTACACCGGCGGCCAGGCCGAGGTTCCGGCCGAGGGTGCGACCCTCTCCGAGGTCATCGCCTCGCTGGAGAAGGACCACCCGGGCATCGCCGCCCGCGTGCTGGACGACCAGGGCAAGCTGCGCCGCTTCGTCAACGTGTACGTCAACGACGACGACGTGCGTTTTGAAGGCGGCCTGGACGCGGCCACCCCGGACGGTGCCGGCGTCTCGATCATCCCCGCGGTGGCCGGCGGCTGCTGA
- a CDS encoding cold-shock protein: MAQGTVKWFNAEKGYGFIAVDGGADVFVHYSAIQMDGYRTLEEGQRVEFEISQGQKGPQADMVKLAVG; this comes from the coding sequence ATGGCTCAGGGCACCGTCAAGTGGTTCAACGCGGAGAAGGGGTACGGCTTCATCGCGGTCGACGGTGGTGCGGATGTATTCGTCCACTACAGCGCGATCCAGATGGACGGGTACCGCACCCTCGAAGAAGGTCAGCGGGTCGAGTTCGAGATCTCGCAGGGCCAGAAGGGGCCGCAGGCGGACATGGTCAAGCTCGCCGTCGGCTGA
- the groL gene encoding chaperonin GroEL (60 kDa chaperone family; promotes refolding of misfolded polypeptides especially under stressful conditions; forms two stacked rings of heptamers to form a barrel-shaped 14mer; ends can be capped by GroES; misfolded proteins enter the barrel where they are refolded when GroES binds): MAKIIAFDEEARRGLERGMNQLADAVKVTLGPKGRNVVLEKKWGAPTITNDGVSIAKEIELEDPYEKIGAELVKEVAKKTDDVAGDGTTTATVLAQALVREGLRNVAAGANPMALKRGIEKAVEAVSAALLEQAKDVETKEQIASTASISAADTQIGELIAEAMDKVGKEGVITVEESQTFGLELELTEGMRFDKGYISAYFATDMERMESSLDDPYILIVNSKVSNVKDLLPLLEKVMQSGKPLLIIAEDVEGEALSTLVVNKIRGTFKSVAVKAPGFGDRRKAMLGDIAILTGGTVISEEVGLKLENAGLDLLGRARKVVITKDETTIVDGAGDSDQVQGRVNQIRAEIENSDSDYDREKLQERLAKLAGGVAVIKAGAATEVELKERKHRIEDAVRNAKAAVEEGIVAGGGVALLQASAVFEKLELSGDEATGANAVKLALEAPLKQIAVNGGLEGGVVVEKVRNLAVGHGLNAATGEYVDMIAEGILDPAKVTRSALQNAASIAALFLTTEAVIADKPEKAAAAAPGGMPGGDMDF; this comes from the coding sequence ATGGCCAAGATCATCGCGTTCGACGAGGAGGCCCGGCGCGGTCTCGAGCGCGGCATGAACCAGCTCGCCGACGCCGTCAAGGTCACCCTTGGCCCCAAGGGCCGCAACGTCGTCCTCGAGAAGAAGTGGGGCGCCCCCACGATCACCAACGATGGTGTTTCCATCGCCAAGGAGATCGAGCTGGAGGACCCGTACGAGAAGATCGGTGCGGAGCTGGTCAAGGAGGTCGCCAAGAAGACGGACGACGTCGCCGGCGACGGTACGACCACCGCCACCGTTCTCGCCCAGGCGCTCGTCCGCGAGGGCCTGCGCAACGTGGCCGCGGGTGCGAACCCGATGGCTCTCAAGCGGGGCATCGAGAAGGCCGTCGAGGCCGTCTCCGCCGCCCTCCTGGAGCAGGCCAAGGACGTGGAGACCAAGGAGCAGATCGCTTCGACCGCCTCCATCTCCGCCGCCGACACCCAGATCGGCGAGCTCATCGCCGAGGCCATGGACAAGGTCGGCAAGGAAGGCGTCATCACCGTCGAGGAGTCCCAGACCTTCGGTCTGGAGCTGGAGCTCACCGAGGGTATGCGCTTCGACAAGGGCTACATCTCGGCGTACTTCGCCACCGACATGGAGCGCATGGAGTCGTCCCTGGACGACCCGTACATCCTGATCGTCAACTCCAAGGTCAGCAACGTGAAGGACCTCCTTCCGCTGCTGGAGAAGGTCATGCAGTCCGGCAAGCCGCTGCTGATCATCGCCGAGGACGTCGAGGGCGAGGCCCTGTCGACCCTGGTCGTCAACAAGATCCGCGGCACCTTCAAGTCCGTCGCCGTCAAGGCCCCGGGCTTCGGCGACCGCCGCAAGGCCATGCTCGGTGACATCGCCATCCTCACGGGCGGCACCGTCATCTCCGAGGAGGTCGGCCTCAAGCTGGAGAACGCCGGTCTCGACCTGCTCGGCCGCGCCCGCAAGGTCGTCATCACCAAGGACGAGACGACGATCGTCGACGGCGCCGGTGACAGCGACCAGGTCCAGGGCCGCGTCAACCAGATCCGTGCCGAGATCGAGAACTCCGACTCGGACTACGACCGCGAGAAGCTCCAGGAGCGCCTGGCGAAGCTGGCCGGCGGCGTGGCGGTCATCAAGGCCGGTGCCGCCACCGAGGTCGAGCTCAAGGAGCGCAAGCACCGCATCGAGGACGCGGTGCGCAACGCCAAGGCCGCCGTCGAGGAGGGCATCGTCGCCGGTGGTGGCGTGGCTCTGCTCCAGGCCTCGGCCGTCTTCGAGAAGCTGGAGCTCTCGGGCGACGAGGCGACCGGCGCCAACGCCGTCAAGCTCGCGCTGGAGGCCCCGCTGAAGCAGATCGCCGTCAACGGTGGTCTCGAGGGTGGCGTCGTCGTGGAGAAGGTGCGCAACCTGGCCGTCGGCCACGGTCTGAACGCCGCGACCGGCGAGTACGTCGACATGATCGCCGAGGGCATCCTCGACCCGGCGAAGGTCACGCGTTCCGCGCTGCAGAACGCCGCGTCGATCGCCGCGCTGTTCCTCACCACCGAGGCCGTCATCGCTGACAAGCCGGAGAAGGCCGCCGCGGCCGCTCCGGGCGGCATGCCGGGCGGTGACATGGACTTCTGA